One region of Girardinichthys multiradiatus isolate DD_20200921_A chromosome 1, DD_fGirMul_XY1, whole genome shotgun sequence genomic DNA includes:
- the LOC124866800 gene encoding glutathione S-transferase Mu 3-like, with product MSMVLAYWDIRGLAQPIRLLLEYTGTNYKDKFYVCGEAPDYDKSCWFGEKEKLGIDFANLPYLVDGDRKITQSNAIMRYIARKHNMCGETEDEKIRLDVMENQAMDFRNGFVMLCYLDMENKKPGYLKSLPGVLKQFSDFLGDRKWFAGDKITFVDFIMYELLDQHRMFLPTCLDDYKNLRDLMDRFEALEKIAAYMKSDRFMKTPVNNRMAKWGNKKE from the exons ATGTCCATGGTTCTCGCTTACTGGGACATTCGCGGG CTTGCCCAGCCCATCCGCCTCCTCCTGGAGTACACCGGCACCAACTACAAGGACAAGTTTTACGTCTGTGGTGAAG CTCCAGACTATGACAAAAGCTGCTGGTTTGGTGAGAAAGAAAAGCTTGGAATTGACTTCGCCAAT CTGCCCTACCTGGTGGATGGAGACAGGAAGATAACGCAGAGCAATGCCATTATGAGATACATCGCCCGAAAGCACAATATGT GCGGAGAGACTGAGGATGAAAAGATCAGGTTGGACGTGATGGAGAACCAGGCCATGGactttagaaatggctttgtaatgCTGTGCTACCTTGACATG GAGAACAAAAAGCCCGGGTACCTCAAGTCACTgccaggtgtgctgaagcagttCTCTGACTTCCTGGGAGACAGGAAGTGGTTTGCTGGTGATAAG ATCACCTTTGTGGACTTCATCATGTATGAGCTTCTAGATCAACACAGGATGTTTCTTCCTACATGCTTGGATGACTACAAGAACCTCAGAGATCTTATGGATCGTTTTGAG GCTCTGGAGAAAATTGCTGCCTACATGAAGTCCGACAGATTCATGAAGACTCCTGTCAACAACAGGATGGCCAAATGGGGAAACAAGAAGGAGTGA
- the LOC124884942 gene encoding glutathione S-transferase Mu 1-like, which yields MTMLLAYWDVRGFAGHIRLMLEYTKSDYKEKFYVVGDAPGFDKSCWFNEKFKLGLDFPNLPYLIDGDKKVTQSMAILRYIARKHNLCGETEEEKIRVDMLEQQCLDLRASFVRMCYGDLEGLKPDYLKALPDSLKLFSDFLGHRKWFAGDKITYVDFIMYEMLDMQRMFHPPCLDNFKNLKAFLDRFEALDRVAAYIKSNRYIKEPINNRMAQWSFKKVK from the exons ATGACCATGTTACTGGCTTACTGGGATGTTCGCGGG TTTGCCGGACACATCCGCCTTATGTTGGAGTACACCAAGTCAGACTACAAGGAGAAGTTTTATGTCGTTGGTGATG CCCCGGGCTTTGACAAAAGCTGCTGGTTTAATGAAAAATTCAAGCTTGGATTAGACTTCCCTAAT CTGCCCTACCTGATTGATGGAGACAAGAAGGTGACACAGAGCATGGCGATCCTGAGATACATCGCCCGAAAGCACAACTTGT GTGGAGAGACTGAGGAGGAGAAGATCAGAGTGGACATGCTGGAGCAGCAGTGCTTAGACCTTAGAGCCAGCTTTGTGAGGATGTGCTACGGTGACCTT GAAGGCCTAAAGCCAGATTACTTGAAGGCACTGCCAGATTCACTGAAGCTGTTCTCTGATTTCCTGGGACACAGGAAGTGGTTTGCTGGTGACAAG aTCACCTATGTGGACTTCATCATGTACGAGATGCTGGATATGCAGAGAATGTTTCATCCTCCCTGCTTGGATAACTTCAAGAACCTCAAAGCATTTTTGGACCGTTTTGAG gcTCTGGACAGGGTTGCTGCATATATAAAGTCAAACAGATACATCAAGGAACCTATCAACAACCGCATGGCCCAATGGTCATTCAAGAAAGTGAAGTAG
- the ampd2b gene encoding AMP deaminase 2 isoform X3 has translation MDGKYKEIAEELFSRSLAESEMRSAPYEFPEDSPIEQLEEKRHRLERQISQDVKFEPDILLRAKQEFMKTDSATDLEFMKEQSQAPNTQERDPVPEKEYQRVSISGEEKCGVPFTDLLDAAKCVVKALFIRQKYMGLSLQSFCRTTARYLQELSERPLYLDIYEEEEDFEETTETSITADAPVHPSASDTHPYENQDPASMPPDVGYGCKMVNGVMHVYTSRDIMEKSTELDLPYPDLQDYIADMNVMMALIINGPVKSFCYRRLQYLSSKFQMHILLNEMKELAAQKQVPHRDFYNIRKVDTHIHASSCMNQKHLLRFIKRAMKKYPKDIVHMEKGKGQTLMEVFESMNLTAFDLSVDTLDMHADRNTFHRFDKFNAKYNPIGESILREIFIKTDNYIEGKYFGHIIKEVMADLEESKYQNVELRLSVYGRSRNEWDKLAKWAVRHQVYSNNVRWLVQVPRLFDVYHTKRQLSNFQEMLENIFRPLFEVTINPGSHPELHLFLQHIVGFDSVDDESKPEQHIFNLDSPLPANWTEEDNPPYSYYLYYMYANMTVLNHLRRHRGFHTLVLRPHCGEAGPIHHLVSGFMLSENISHGLLLRKAPVLQYLYYLAQIGIAMSPLSNNSLFLSYHRNPLPEYLSRGLMVSLSTDDPLQFHFTKEPLMEEYSIAAQVWKLSSCDMCELARNSVLMSGFSHKVKSCWLGPNYIKEGQESNDIRRTNVPDIRVAYRYETMCEELNLITQAIRTDELETIEEEGALCMGAVQAET, from the exons ATGGACGGAAAATACAAGGAGATAGCTGAG GAGCTGTTCTCCCGCAGCCTGGCAGAGAGTGAGATGCGGAGCGCCCCCTACGAGTTTCCAGAGGACAGTCCCATCGAACAGCTGGAGGAGAAGCGCCACCGCCTTGAGCGGCAGATTAGCCAGGATGTCAA GTTCGAACCTGACATCCTCCTCCGAGCCAAACAGGAGTTCATGAAGACGGACAGTGCCACAGACCTGGA ATTCATGAAGGAGCAGAGCCAGGCTCCTAATACGCAGGAGAGAGACCCGGTTCCAGAGAAGGAGTACCAGAGAGTCTCTATTTCTGGAGAGGAGAAATGTGGG GTTCCATTCACAGATCTATTGGATGCTGCCAAATGTGTGGTGAAGGCTCTGTTCATTAGACAAAAGTACATGGGTCTGTCGCTGCAGAGCTTCTGCAGGACCACGGCTCGCTACCTGCAGGAGCTGAGCGAGAGACCTCTGTACTTAGATAtctatgaggaggaggaggattttGAAGAGACCACGGAGACCAGCATCACTGCAG ATGCCCCAGTGCACCCATCTGCTTCTGACACACACCCGTACGAGAACCAGGACCCCGCCAGCATGCCCCCTGATGTGGGTTACGGCTGTAAGATGGTGAACGGCGTCATGCATGTGTACACCAGCAGGGACATAatggaaaa GAGCACAGAGCTGGACCTGCCATATCCAGACCTGCAGGACTACATCGCTGATATGAACGTCATGATGGCCCTCATTATTAATGGACCGGT AAAGTCCTTCTGCTATCGTCGGCTGCAGTATCTCAGCTCCAAGTTCCAGATGCACATTCTGCTAAATGAGATGAAGGAGCTAGCAGCACAAAAACAGGTCCCCCATCGAGACTTTTACAATATCCGTAAG GTAGACACTCACATTCATGCTTCATCTTGCATGAACCAGAAGCATCTTCTTCGTTTTATCAAAAGAGCCATGAAGAAGTATCCAAAAGATATTGTGCACATGGAGAAAGGCAAAGGTCAGACACTCATGGAGGTGTTTGAGAGTATGAACCTGACAGCCTTTGACCTTAGTGTGGACACTCTGGACATGCATGCT GACCGCAACACATTCCATCGATTTGACAAATTTAACGCCAAATATAATCCCATTGGCGAATCCATCCTGAGAGAGATCTTCATCAAAACCGACAACTATATCGAGGGGAAATACTTCGGTCACATTATAAAG GAAGTGATGGCTGACCTGGAGGAAAGCAAGTACCAGAACGTGGAGCTCCGGCTGTCCGTCTATGGGCGCTCCAGAAACGAGTGGGACAAGCTGGCCAAGTGGGCCGTCAGACATCAGGTCTACTCCAACAACGTGCGTTGGCTTGTACAAGTGCCACGACTATT TGATGTCTACCATACAAAGAGACAGCTGTCCAACTTCCAAGAAATGCTCGAGAATATCTTCAGGCCTCTGTTTGAGGTCACAATCAACCCTGGCAGCCATCCAGAACTGCACCTCTTTCTTCAGCAT ATTGTTGGCTTTGACAGTGTGGATGATGAATCCAAACCAGAGCAGCATATCTTCAACCTGGACAGTCCCCTGCCAGCCAACTGGACAGAGGAGGACAACCCGCCATATTCATACTACCTATATTATATGTATGCAAACATGACTGTGTTGAACCACCTGCGCAG GCATCGTGGGTTTCACACCCTTGTTCTGCGCCCTCACTGTGGGGAAGCGGGGCCGATCCACCACCTGGTGTCTGGGTTCATGCTATCAGAGAACATCTCCCATGGACTGCTGCTCAGAAAG GCTCCTGTGCTGCAGTATCTGTATTATTTGGCTCAGATCGGCATTGCTATGTCTCCTCTCAGCAATAACAGCCTGTTCCTCAGCTACCATCGTAACCCTCTGCCAGAGTACCTGTCCCGAGGGCTCATGGTTTCTCTGTCAACAGACGATCCTCTGCAGTTTCACTTTACCAAG GAGCCCTTGATGGAGGAGTACAGCATTGCAGCTCAGGTGTGGAAACTGAGCTCCTGTGACATGTGTGAGCTAGCCAGGAACAGCGTCTTAATGAGCGGATTCTCTCATAAG GTGAAGAGTTGCTGGCTCGGTCCGAACTACATCAAAGAAGGACAGGAGAGTAATGACATCAGACGCACCAACGTCCCCGACATCCGCGTGGCGTACCGCTATGAGACCATGTGTGAGGAGCTGAATTTAATTACACAGGCCATTCGCACAGATGAGCTGGAGACCATTGAGGAGGAGGGGGCACTGTGTATGGGAGCGGTGCAGGCAGAGACTTGA
- the ampd2b gene encoding AMP deaminase 2 isoform X1: MSSNLPSGTAVGGSGAKSKPLSSYKKRGSLQYTASTVELRGPRRLLTTQHSLPGIPVALKQSIDLRTSMDGKYKEIAEELFSRSLAESEMRSAPYEFPEDSPIEQLEEKRHRLERQISQDVKFEPDILLRAKQEFMKTDSATDLEFMKEQSQAPNTQERDPVPEKEYQRVSISGEEKCGVPFTDLLDAAKCVVKALFIRQKYMGLSLQSFCRTTARYLQELSERPLYLDIYEEEEDFEETTETSITADAPVHPSASDTHPYENQDPASMPPDVGYGCKMVNGVMHVYTSRDIMEKSTELDLPYPDLQDYIADMNVMMALIINGPVKSFCYRRLQYLSSKFQMHILLNEMKELAAQKQVPHRDFYNIRKVDTHIHASSCMNQKHLLRFIKRAMKKYPKDIVHMEKGKGQTLMEVFESMNLTAFDLSVDTLDMHADRNTFHRFDKFNAKYNPIGESILREIFIKTDNYIEGKYFGHIIKEVMADLEESKYQNVELRLSVYGRSRNEWDKLAKWAVRHQVYSNNVRWLVQVPRLFDVYHTKRQLSNFQEMLENIFRPLFEVTINPGSHPELHLFLQHIVGFDSVDDESKPEQHIFNLDSPLPANWTEEDNPPYSYYLYYMYANMTVLNHLRRHRGFHTLVLRPHCGEAGPIHHLVSGFMLSENISHGLLLRKAPVLQYLYYLAQIGIAMSPLSNNSLFLSYHRNPLPEYLSRGLMVSLSTDDPLQFHFTKEPLMEEYSIAAQVWKLSSCDMCELARNSVLMSGFSHKVKSCWLGPNYIKEGQESNDIRRTNVPDIRVAYRYETMCEELNLITQAIRTDELETIEEEGALCMGAVQAET; the protein is encoded by the exons TTGAACTTCGTGGTCCTCGCCGCCTCCTCACTACCCAGCATTCCTTACCTGGGATCCCAGTGGCACTGAAACAATCTATTGACCTGCGCACCTCCATGGACGGAAAATACAAGGAGATAGCTGAG GAGCTGTTCTCCCGCAGCCTGGCAGAGAGTGAGATGCGGAGCGCCCCCTACGAGTTTCCAGAGGACAGTCCCATCGAACAGCTGGAGGAGAAGCGCCACCGCCTTGAGCGGCAGATTAGCCAGGATGTCAA GTTCGAACCTGACATCCTCCTCCGAGCCAAACAGGAGTTCATGAAGACGGACAGTGCCACAGACCTGGA ATTCATGAAGGAGCAGAGCCAGGCTCCTAATACGCAGGAGAGAGACCCGGTTCCAGAGAAGGAGTACCAGAGAGTCTCTATTTCTGGAGAGGAGAAATGTGGG GTTCCATTCACAGATCTATTGGATGCTGCCAAATGTGTGGTGAAGGCTCTGTTCATTAGACAAAAGTACATGGGTCTGTCGCTGCAGAGCTTCTGCAGGACCACGGCTCGCTACCTGCAGGAGCTGAGCGAGAGACCTCTGTACTTAGATAtctatgaggaggaggaggattttGAAGAGACCACGGAGACCAGCATCACTGCAG ATGCCCCAGTGCACCCATCTGCTTCTGACACACACCCGTACGAGAACCAGGACCCCGCCAGCATGCCCCCTGATGTGGGTTACGGCTGTAAGATGGTGAACGGCGTCATGCATGTGTACACCAGCAGGGACATAatggaaaa GAGCACAGAGCTGGACCTGCCATATCCAGACCTGCAGGACTACATCGCTGATATGAACGTCATGATGGCCCTCATTATTAATGGACCGGT AAAGTCCTTCTGCTATCGTCGGCTGCAGTATCTCAGCTCCAAGTTCCAGATGCACATTCTGCTAAATGAGATGAAGGAGCTAGCAGCACAAAAACAGGTCCCCCATCGAGACTTTTACAATATCCGTAAG GTAGACACTCACATTCATGCTTCATCTTGCATGAACCAGAAGCATCTTCTTCGTTTTATCAAAAGAGCCATGAAGAAGTATCCAAAAGATATTGTGCACATGGAGAAAGGCAAAGGTCAGACACTCATGGAGGTGTTTGAGAGTATGAACCTGACAGCCTTTGACCTTAGTGTGGACACTCTGGACATGCATGCT GACCGCAACACATTCCATCGATTTGACAAATTTAACGCCAAATATAATCCCATTGGCGAATCCATCCTGAGAGAGATCTTCATCAAAACCGACAACTATATCGAGGGGAAATACTTCGGTCACATTATAAAG GAAGTGATGGCTGACCTGGAGGAAAGCAAGTACCAGAACGTGGAGCTCCGGCTGTCCGTCTATGGGCGCTCCAGAAACGAGTGGGACAAGCTGGCCAAGTGGGCCGTCAGACATCAGGTCTACTCCAACAACGTGCGTTGGCTTGTACAAGTGCCACGACTATT TGATGTCTACCATACAAAGAGACAGCTGTCCAACTTCCAAGAAATGCTCGAGAATATCTTCAGGCCTCTGTTTGAGGTCACAATCAACCCTGGCAGCCATCCAGAACTGCACCTCTTTCTTCAGCAT ATTGTTGGCTTTGACAGTGTGGATGATGAATCCAAACCAGAGCAGCATATCTTCAACCTGGACAGTCCCCTGCCAGCCAACTGGACAGAGGAGGACAACCCGCCATATTCATACTACCTATATTATATGTATGCAAACATGACTGTGTTGAACCACCTGCGCAG GCATCGTGGGTTTCACACCCTTGTTCTGCGCCCTCACTGTGGGGAAGCGGGGCCGATCCACCACCTGGTGTCTGGGTTCATGCTATCAGAGAACATCTCCCATGGACTGCTGCTCAGAAAG GCTCCTGTGCTGCAGTATCTGTATTATTTGGCTCAGATCGGCATTGCTATGTCTCCTCTCAGCAATAACAGCCTGTTCCTCAGCTACCATCGTAACCCTCTGCCAGAGTACCTGTCCCGAGGGCTCATGGTTTCTCTGTCAACAGACGATCCTCTGCAGTTTCACTTTACCAAG GAGCCCTTGATGGAGGAGTACAGCATTGCAGCTCAGGTGTGGAAACTGAGCTCCTGTGACATGTGTGAGCTAGCCAGGAACAGCGTCTTAATGAGCGGATTCTCTCATAAG GTGAAGAGTTGCTGGCTCGGTCCGAACTACATCAAAGAAGGACAGGAGAGTAATGACATCAGACGCACCAACGTCCCCGACATCCGCGTGGCGTACCGCTATGAGACCATGTGTGAGGAGCTGAATTTAATTACACAGGCCATTCGCACAGATGAGCTGGAGACCATTGAGGAGGAGGGGGCACTGTGTATGGGAGCGGTGCAGGCAGAGACTTGA
- the ampd2b gene encoding AMP deaminase 2 isoform X2, whose translation MADHSGKSFELRGPRRLLTTQHSLPGIPVALKQSIDLRTSMDGKYKEIAEELFSRSLAESEMRSAPYEFPEDSPIEQLEEKRHRLERQISQDVKFEPDILLRAKQEFMKTDSATDLEFMKEQSQAPNTQERDPVPEKEYQRVSISGEEKCGVPFTDLLDAAKCVVKALFIRQKYMGLSLQSFCRTTARYLQELSERPLYLDIYEEEEDFEETTETSITADAPVHPSASDTHPYENQDPASMPPDVGYGCKMVNGVMHVYTSRDIMEKSTELDLPYPDLQDYIADMNVMMALIINGPVKSFCYRRLQYLSSKFQMHILLNEMKELAAQKQVPHRDFYNIRKVDTHIHASSCMNQKHLLRFIKRAMKKYPKDIVHMEKGKGQTLMEVFESMNLTAFDLSVDTLDMHADRNTFHRFDKFNAKYNPIGESILREIFIKTDNYIEGKYFGHIIKEVMADLEESKYQNVELRLSVYGRSRNEWDKLAKWAVRHQVYSNNVRWLVQVPRLFDVYHTKRQLSNFQEMLENIFRPLFEVTINPGSHPELHLFLQHIVGFDSVDDESKPEQHIFNLDSPLPANWTEEDNPPYSYYLYYMYANMTVLNHLRRHRGFHTLVLRPHCGEAGPIHHLVSGFMLSENISHGLLLRKAPVLQYLYYLAQIGIAMSPLSNNSLFLSYHRNPLPEYLSRGLMVSLSTDDPLQFHFTKEPLMEEYSIAAQVWKLSSCDMCELARNSVLMSGFSHKVKSCWLGPNYIKEGQESNDIRRTNVPDIRVAYRYETMCEELNLITQAIRTDELETIEEEGALCMGAVQAET comes from the exons TTGAACTTCGTGGTCCTCGCCGCCTCCTCACTACCCAGCATTCCTTACCTGGGATCCCAGTGGCACTGAAACAATCTATTGACCTGCGCACCTCCATGGACGGAAAATACAAGGAGATAGCTGAG GAGCTGTTCTCCCGCAGCCTGGCAGAGAGTGAGATGCGGAGCGCCCCCTACGAGTTTCCAGAGGACAGTCCCATCGAACAGCTGGAGGAGAAGCGCCACCGCCTTGAGCGGCAGATTAGCCAGGATGTCAA GTTCGAACCTGACATCCTCCTCCGAGCCAAACAGGAGTTCATGAAGACGGACAGTGCCACAGACCTGGA ATTCATGAAGGAGCAGAGCCAGGCTCCTAATACGCAGGAGAGAGACCCGGTTCCAGAGAAGGAGTACCAGAGAGTCTCTATTTCTGGAGAGGAGAAATGTGGG GTTCCATTCACAGATCTATTGGATGCTGCCAAATGTGTGGTGAAGGCTCTGTTCATTAGACAAAAGTACATGGGTCTGTCGCTGCAGAGCTTCTGCAGGACCACGGCTCGCTACCTGCAGGAGCTGAGCGAGAGACCTCTGTACTTAGATAtctatgaggaggaggaggattttGAAGAGACCACGGAGACCAGCATCACTGCAG ATGCCCCAGTGCACCCATCTGCTTCTGACACACACCCGTACGAGAACCAGGACCCCGCCAGCATGCCCCCTGATGTGGGTTACGGCTGTAAGATGGTGAACGGCGTCATGCATGTGTACACCAGCAGGGACATAatggaaaa GAGCACAGAGCTGGACCTGCCATATCCAGACCTGCAGGACTACATCGCTGATATGAACGTCATGATGGCCCTCATTATTAATGGACCGGT AAAGTCCTTCTGCTATCGTCGGCTGCAGTATCTCAGCTCCAAGTTCCAGATGCACATTCTGCTAAATGAGATGAAGGAGCTAGCAGCACAAAAACAGGTCCCCCATCGAGACTTTTACAATATCCGTAAG GTAGACACTCACATTCATGCTTCATCTTGCATGAACCAGAAGCATCTTCTTCGTTTTATCAAAAGAGCCATGAAGAAGTATCCAAAAGATATTGTGCACATGGAGAAAGGCAAAGGTCAGACACTCATGGAGGTGTTTGAGAGTATGAACCTGACAGCCTTTGACCTTAGTGTGGACACTCTGGACATGCATGCT GACCGCAACACATTCCATCGATTTGACAAATTTAACGCCAAATATAATCCCATTGGCGAATCCATCCTGAGAGAGATCTTCATCAAAACCGACAACTATATCGAGGGGAAATACTTCGGTCACATTATAAAG GAAGTGATGGCTGACCTGGAGGAAAGCAAGTACCAGAACGTGGAGCTCCGGCTGTCCGTCTATGGGCGCTCCAGAAACGAGTGGGACAAGCTGGCCAAGTGGGCCGTCAGACATCAGGTCTACTCCAACAACGTGCGTTGGCTTGTACAAGTGCCACGACTATT TGATGTCTACCATACAAAGAGACAGCTGTCCAACTTCCAAGAAATGCTCGAGAATATCTTCAGGCCTCTGTTTGAGGTCACAATCAACCCTGGCAGCCATCCAGAACTGCACCTCTTTCTTCAGCAT ATTGTTGGCTTTGACAGTGTGGATGATGAATCCAAACCAGAGCAGCATATCTTCAACCTGGACAGTCCCCTGCCAGCCAACTGGACAGAGGAGGACAACCCGCCATATTCATACTACCTATATTATATGTATGCAAACATGACTGTGTTGAACCACCTGCGCAG GCATCGTGGGTTTCACACCCTTGTTCTGCGCCCTCACTGTGGGGAAGCGGGGCCGATCCACCACCTGGTGTCTGGGTTCATGCTATCAGAGAACATCTCCCATGGACTGCTGCTCAGAAAG GCTCCTGTGCTGCAGTATCTGTATTATTTGGCTCAGATCGGCATTGCTATGTCTCCTCTCAGCAATAACAGCCTGTTCCTCAGCTACCATCGTAACCCTCTGCCAGAGTACCTGTCCCGAGGGCTCATGGTTTCTCTGTCAACAGACGATCCTCTGCAGTTTCACTTTACCAAG GAGCCCTTGATGGAGGAGTACAGCATTGCAGCTCAGGTGTGGAAACTGAGCTCCTGTGACATGTGTGAGCTAGCCAGGAACAGCGTCTTAATGAGCGGATTCTCTCATAAG GTGAAGAGTTGCTGGCTCGGTCCGAACTACATCAAAGAAGGACAGGAGAGTAATGACATCAGACGCACCAACGTCCCCGACATCCGCGTGGCGTACCGCTATGAGACCATGTGTGAGGAGCTGAATTTAATTACACAGGCCATTCGCACAGATGAGCTGGAGACCATTGAGGAGGAGGGGGCACTGTGTATGGGAGCGGTGCAGGCAGAGACTTGA